In one window of Duganella dendranthematis DNA:
- a CDS encoding sugar MFS transporter has translation MEHYSQAAPVASGQPKGEHQTGNYTGPLVIVTILFFMWGLLTSLNDVLIPHLKAVYTLTYVQAMLVQFCFFGAYFIVSLPAGMLIKKIGYQNGAVAGLTIAAAGCALFYPAATSGYTLFLIAFFVLAGGITILQVAANPYVAVLGDPRTASSRLTLTQAFNSLGTTVAPFLGGMLILAGGVLSSSDLAKFSADQLAAYNAAQATAVQGPYLALAAALLLLAILFALARLPKIADAEAAPGEAQGTFADVLKHRHLALGAVAIFLYVGGEVSIGSFLINFLGEPHVAGLTAAEASHYVGYYWMGAMIGRFIGFVVMQKVSPGKALAFNAAVVIALVLTAIFSNGDVAKWSIVAVGLFNSIMFPTIFSMALNKLGPLTGQGSGVLCMAIVGGALVPFAQGLLADHLSLQVSFFVPAACYLFILYFGLKYANMYNEK, from the coding sequence ATGGAACACTATTCGCAAGCTGCCCCGGTGGCATCCGGGCAGCCGAAGGGGGAGCACCAGACGGGCAATTACACCGGCCCGCTGGTCATCGTCACCATCCTGTTTTTCATGTGGGGTCTGCTGACGTCCCTGAATGACGTGCTGATTCCGCACCTGAAGGCGGTCTACACGCTCACTTATGTGCAGGCGATGCTGGTGCAGTTCTGCTTCTTCGGCGCGTACTTCATCGTGTCGCTGCCGGCCGGGATGCTGATCAAGAAGATCGGCTACCAGAACGGCGCCGTGGCCGGCCTGACGATTGCCGCTGCCGGTTGCGCGCTGTTCTACCCGGCGGCCACCAGCGGCTACACGCTGTTCCTGATTGCCTTCTTCGTGCTGGCGGGCGGGATCACCATTTTGCAGGTGGCGGCCAATCCATACGTGGCGGTGCTGGGCGATCCGCGCACCGCATCCAGCCGCCTGACGCTGACTCAGGCTTTCAACTCGCTGGGCACCACCGTGGCGCCGTTCCTGGGCGGGATGCTGATCCTGGCCGGCGGCGTTCTCAGTTCGTCCGATCTGGCGAAGTTCAGCGCCGACCAGCTGGCGGCATACAACGCGGCGCAGGCCACCGCCGTGCAAGGTCCATATCTGGCGCTGGCTGCTGCGCTGCTGCTGCTGGCGATTCTGTTCGCGCTGGCGCGCCTGCCGAAGATTGCCGATGCAGAGGCGGCGCCGGGCGAAGCGCAAGGCACTTTCGCCGATGTGCTCAAGCATCGTCACCTGGCGCTGGGCGCGGTGGCGATCTTCCTTTACGTGGGTGGTGAAGTCAGTATCGGCAGCTTCCTGATCAACTTCCTGGGCGAGCCGCACGTGGCCGGCCTGACGGCGGCCGAAGCGTCGCATTACGTCGGCTACTACTGGATGGGCGCGATGATCGGCCGCTTCATCGGCTTCGTCGTGATGCAGAAGGTCAGCCCGGGCAAGGCGCTGGCGTTCAACGCGGCGGTGGTGATTGCGCTGGTGCTGACGGCGATCTTCAGCAATGGCGATGTGGCCAAATGGTCGATCGTGGCGGTGGGCCTGTTCAACTCCATCATGTTCCCAACCATCTTCTCGATGGCGCTGAACAAACTGGGTCCGTTGACCGGCCAGGGTTCGGGCGTGTTGTGCATGGCGATTGTGGGCGGCGCGCTGGTGCCGTTCGCGCAAGGCTTGCTGGCCGATCACCTCAGTTTGCAGGTGTCGTTCTTCGTGCCGGCCGCGTGCTACCTGTTTATCCTGTACTTCGGCCTGAAGTACGCCAATATGTACAACGAAAAGTAG
- a CDS encoding glycoside hydrolase family 3 protein encodes MKTTTNHILRRAVLAATLALGANVIAAPDAKPLADWPHIASPVKQDARMEARIKQIVAGMTLAQKIGQMTQPEIKFSTPEDIRKYYIGSVLNGGGSWPQGNKHASAADWVKLADAYYDASMSTDMKVQIPVIWGIDAMHGNSNMYGATLFPHNIGLGAARDPKLVEAMAKTVAKAVRATGIDWVFAPTLAVVRDDRWGRTYESFSEDPAIVKSYAGVYVKGLQGDLKSDNTVVATAKHFVGDGGTAEGKDRGVNQSTMSEMINIHAQGYYPALAAGVQTVMASFNSWNDVKGGTDHGKMHGSRELLTVALKEKMGFDGLVVSDWNAITEVPGCAEDSCAASINAGVDMVMVPEKWKTFIANTIAQVEKGEIPMSRIDDAVTRILRVKLRAGLFDGKKPSQNIYAGKQEALQDRALARQAVRESLVLLKNNGGVLPLVRGKKILVVGKSADNMANQSGGWSLTWQGTDNKNSDYPVSDTILTGIKEAAGEANVTFSEKATDVDVSKFDAVIAVIGETPYAEGDGDIGPAGTLRLSGRHPEDLAVLQAVSGKGKPVVTLLVTGRPLYTNDIINLSDSVVAAWLPGTEGKGVSDVLFRKANGKVNADFRGKLSFSWPKSACQSPLNVGDVNYDPLFKYGYGLNYASKATVPALDTSYPEGGCGKSLAVPVYNPTDRSTYALYVSSGGQRVALGADLNAVFNLPTVKVETAQINTQQDAKRLTWGGPAKLEAQANKAIKLPAYASTDGALQFDTIVSAAPQGKVNIGIETVELDASAVFQQLAGKGKQTVKIPLACFSAKGLPLAAFSTPFSVAADAPFAATFANIQIVGGAAKDKDALACGAFK; translated from the coding sequence ATGAAGACCACGACCAATCACATTCTGCGTCGCGCCGTGCTGGCGGCAACGCTGGCCCTGGGGGCCAATGTCATCGCCGCGCCGGACGCCAAGCCGCTGGCCGACTGGCCGCACATCGCCAGCCCGGTCAAGCAGGACGCCCGCATGGAAGCGCGCATCAAGCAGATCGTCGCCGGCATGACGCTGGCGCAGAAGATCGGCCAGATGACGCAGCCGGAAATCAAATTCAGCACGCCGGAAGATATCCGTAAATATTACATCGGCTCCGTGTTGAATGGCGGCGGCAGCTGGCCGCAAGGGAACAAGCACGCCAGCGCCGCCGACTGGGTCAAGCTGGCGGACGCTTACTACGACGCCTCGATGAGCACCGACATGAAGGTGCAGATCCCGGTCATCTGGGGCATCGACGCCATGCACGGCAATTCGAATATGTACGGCGCCACGCTGTTCCCGCATAACATCGGCCTGGGCGCCGCGCGCGATCCGAAACTGGTGGAAGCGATGGCGAAGACCGTCGCCAAGGCGGTGCGCGCTACCGGCATCGACTGGGTATTTGCGCCAACGCTGGCGGTGGTGCGCGACGATCGTTGGGGACGCACGTACGAGAGCTTCTCGGAAGATCCGGCCATCGTCAAATCGTATGCCGGCGTGTACGTCAAGGGTTTGCAGGGTGATCTGAAATCCGATAACACCGTGGTGGCGACGGCCAAGCACTTCGTCGGCGACGGCGGAACGGCGGAAGGCAAGGACCGTGGCGTCAACCAGTCCACCATGTCGGAGATGATCAACATCCACGCGCAGGGCTACTACCCGGCGCTCGCCGCCGGCGTGCAGACGGTGATGGCGTCCTTCAACAGCTGGAACGATGTCAAGGGCGGCACCGACCACGGCAAGATGCACGGCAGCCGCGAGCTATTGACCGTGGCGCTGAAAGAGAAGATGGGCTTCGACGGCCTGGTGGTCAGCGACTGGAACGCGATCACCGAAGTGCCAGGCTGCGCGGAAGACAGCTGCGCCGCCTCGATCAACGCCGGTGTCGACATGGTGATGGTGCCCGAGAAGTGGAAGACCTTCATCGCCAACACCATCGCGCAAGTGGAGAAGGGCGAGATTCCGATGTCGCGCATTGACGATGCTGTGACCCGCATCCTGCGCGTGAAGCTGCGCGCCGGTCTGTTCGATGGCAAGAAGCCTTCGCAGAATATCTACGCCGGCAAGCAGGAAGCATTGCAGGACCGCGCACTGGCGCGCCAGGCGGTGCGTGAATCGCTGGTGCTGCTGAAGAATAACGGCGGTGTGCTGCCGCTGGTACGCGGCAAGAAAATCCTCGTGGTCGGCAAGAGCGCCGACAACATGGCCAACCAGTCCGGCGGCTGGTCGCTGACCTGGCAAGGCACCGACAACAAGAACAGTGATTATCCAGTCAGCGACACCATCCTGACCGGCATCAAGGAAGCGGCGGGCGAGGCCAACGTCACCTTCAGTGAAAAAGCTACCGACGTCGATGTCAGCAAGTTCGATGCGGTGATCGCGGTAATCGGCGAAACGCCTTACGCCGAGGGCGATGGCGACATCGGCCCGGCCGGCACGCTGCGTTTATCGGGCCGTCATCCGGAAGACCTGGCGGTGCTGCAAGCCGTATCGGGCAAGGGCAAGCCGGTGGTGACGCTGCTGGTGACCGGCCGCCCGCTGTACACCAACGACATCATCAACCTGTCGGATAGTGTGGTGGCCGCGTGGCTGCCAGGCACTGAAGGCAAAGGCGTGTCGGATGTGCTGTTCCGCAAAGCGAACGGCAAGGTCAATGCGGACTTCCGTGGCAAGCTGTCGTTCTCGTGGCCGAAGTCGGCCTGCCAGTCGCCACTGAACGTCGGCGATGTGAATTACGATCCGCTGTTCAAATACGGCTATGGCCTGAACTACGCTAGCAAGGCCACTGTGCCGGCGCTGGATACCAGCTATCCGGAAGGCGGCTGCGGCAAGTCGCTGGCGGTGCCGGTGTACAATCCGACCGACCGTTCGACCTATGCGCTGTATGTCAGCAGCGGCGGCCAGCGCGTGGCGTTGGGTGCGGACCTGAATGCGGTGTTCAATCTGCCGACCGTGAAAGTGGAGACGGCGCAGATCAACACCCAGCAGGATGCCAAGCGCCTGACCTGGGGCGGTCCGGCCAAGCTGGAAGCGCAGGCGAACAAGGCGATCAAGCTGCCGGCCTACGCCAGCACCGACGGCGCGCTGCAATTTGATACTATCGTGTCGGCTGCGCCGCAGGGCAAGGTCAACATCGGTATCGAAACGGTGGAACTGGACGCCAGCGCTGTATTCCAGCAGCTGGCGGGCAAGGGCAAGCAAACGGTAAAAATCCCGCTGGCCTGCTTTAGCGCCAAAGGCTTACCGCTGGCGGCATTCAGTACGCCGTTCAGCGTGGCCGCCGATGCGCCGTTTGCCGCGACCTTCGCCAACATCCAGATCGTTGGCGGCGCCGCCAAGGACAAGGATGCGCTGGCGTGCGGCGCATTCAAATAA
- a CDS encoding GH1 family beta-glucosidase, translating to MTMIKRTDFASDFLWGVSTSAYQIEGAAAVDGRVPSIWDTFSETPGKIRDGSTGAVACDHYHRWEEDLDLAQAMGLNSYRFSIAWTRIFNGVDAEPNAKGLAFYSRLVDGMLARGLQPWCTLYHWDLPQYLQDQGGWNNRATIDAYLHYVDVITRHLGSRIKHWITHNEPWCTAMHGNWDGMHAPGNKSLPLALQVCHNVLVSHGRAVPLIRANAPGAQVGIALSLHPIKAGSDSAADLAAVSRHDALRNRWFLDVLYGRGYPAEALALVGADAPVVEAGDLDAIAVPCDFLGVNYYFPEVVVDAPDEYPLRTRIIHPEGRQRTDFGWEVSPEGLISLLERVARDYPTGDLYVTENGSSYDDHLNEDATVTDTARRDYLIRHLTAMRDAITAGGNIKGYFAWSLLDNFEWAEGYLRRFGLTYIDYPTQRRIVKQSGEWYSAFVRGQNS from the coding sequence ATGACCATGATTAAGCGTACCGACTTTGCCAGCGACTTCCTGTGGGGCGTCTCCACATCGGCCTATCAGATCGAAGGCGCCGCCGCCGTTGATGGCCGCGTGCCGTCGATCTGGGACACCTTCAGCGAGACGCCGGGAAAAATCCGCGACGGCTCCACCGGCGCCGTGGCCTGCGACCACTATCACCGCTGGGAAGAAGATCTCGACCTGGCGCAAGCGATGGGCCTCAACTCCTACCGCTTCTCGATTGCGTGGACGCGCATCTTCAACGGCGTCGATGCGGAACCGAATGCCAAAGGGCTGGCGTTCTATTCCAGGCTGGTGGACGGCATGCTGGCGCGTGGCTTGCAGCCCTGGTGCACGCTGTATCACTGGGACTTGCCGCAGTACCTGCAAGACCAGGGCGGCTGGAACAACCGCGCCACCATCGACGCCTATCTGCACTACGTCGATGTGATCACCAGGCATCTGGGCAGCCGCATTAAGCACTGGATCACGCATAACGAGCCATGGTGCACGGCCATGCACGGCAACTGGGACGGCATGCACGCGCCGGGCAACAAGAGCCTGCCGCTGGCGCTGCAGGTCTGCCACAACGTGCTGGTGTCGCACGGCCGCGCCGTGCCGCTGATCCGCGCCAATGCGCCGGGCGCGCAAGTCGGCATCGCATTAAGCCTGCATCCCATCAAGGCCGGCAGCGACAGCGCGGCCGATCTGGCGGCGGTCTCGCGTCACGACGCGCTGCGCAACCGCTGGTTCCTCGACGTGCTGTATGGCCGCGGCTATCCGGCCGAAGCGCTGGCGCTGGTGGGCGCGGATGCGCCGGTGGTGGAGGCGGGCGATCTGGACGCCATCGCCGTGCCGTGCGATTTCCTCGGCGTGAACTACTATTTCCCGGAAGTGGTGGTCGATGCGCCAGACGAATATCCGCTGCGCACCCGCATCATCCATCCGGAAGGCCGTCAGCGCACCGACTTTGGCTGGGAAGTCTCGCCGGAAGGTCTGATCTCGCTGCTGGAACGCGTGGCGCGCGATTATCCGACCGGCGATTTGTACGTGACCGAAAACGGCTCGTCCTACGACGATCACCTGAACGAGGACGCTACCGTGACCGACACCGCGCGCCGCGATTACCTGATCCGCCACCTGACCGCGATGCGCGATGCGATCACCGCCGGCGGCAACATCAAAGGCTATTTCGCCTGGAGCCTGCTGGATAACTTTGAATGGGCGGAAGGCTATCTGCGTCGCTTCGGCCTGACCTACATCGACTACCCGACGCAGCGCCGCATCGTCAAACAGAGCGGCGAATGGTATAGCGCCTTCGTGCGCGGCCAGAACTCATAA
- a CDS encoding glycoside hydrolase family 5 protein: protein MLIKRLLKTAGLAAWLLGSTAHAQTTALPMLHTEGTKWLAADGTQPALRGINLGNYLIQEFWMMGQETKAVDDQCKLEAVLDKRFGYAERQRLYTLFRDNWIKQRDWDMLPKMNLNLVRLPFIYSVVEDEKNPRHLRADAWKYLDNAIDQAEKRGIYVILDLHGAVGSQGWEHHSGCAGQNKYWDTPEYQERTIWLWQQIAARYKDRGAVAGYSILNEPWGTTPENLAAVMGTLYKAIREVDQNHVIILPGHNKGIDAYGKPSEHGMTNVAFEMHPYPGHFGWGKPGLAVHKDWLQCTGEGDNVCKWKTKLDALDTAFFVGEFQPWAFMGAENGGQVMRVTYDTYVANGWASTAWAYKRLSNKGGQGVGTWGLVANAPGARIPQLDFNKASLAEIENLFRLFGSVPYQPQQTAIKWMNAPVPPTPFAKK, encoded by the coding sequence ATGCTGATAAAACGATTGCTTAAAACGGCCGGATTGGCGGCGTGGCTGCTGGGCAGCACCGCACATGCGCAGACCACTGCGCTGCCGATGCTGCACACGGAAGGCACCAAATGGCTGGCCGCCGACGGCACGCAACCGGCGCTGCGCGGCATCAATCTGGGCAACTATCTGATCCAGGAGTTCTGGATGATGGGGCAGGAAACCAAGGCGGTGGACGACCAGTGCAAGCTGGAAGCGGTGCTCGACAAGCGCTTCGGCTACGCAGAGCGCCAGCGCCTGTACACGCTGTTCCGCGATAACTGGATCAAGCAGCGCGACTGGGACATGCTGCCCAAGATGAATCTGAACCTGGTGCGCCTGCCGTTCATCTACAGCGTGGTGGAGGACGAGAAGAACCCGCGCCACCTGCGCGCCGACGCCTGGAAGTATCTGGACAACGCCATTGACCAGGCCGAGAAACGCGGTATCTATGTGATCCTCGACCTGCACGGCGCCGTTGGCAGCCAGGGCTGGGAGCACCACAGTGGCTGCGCGGGCCAGAACAAATACTGGGACACGCCGGAATACCAGGAGCGCACCATCTGGCTGTGGCAGCAGATCGCCGCGCGCTACAAGGACCGCGGCGCGGTGGCCGGCTACAGCATCCTGAACGAACCGTGGGGCACCACGCCGGAAAACCTGGCGGCGGTGATGGGCACCTTGTACAAGGCGATTCGCGAGGTCGATCAGAACCATGTGATCATCCTGCCCGGCCATAACAAGGGCATCGACGCCTACGGCAAACCATCCGAGCATGGCATGACCAACGTCGCCTTCGAGATGCATCCGTATCCCGGCCACTTCGGCTGGGGCAAGCCGGGACTGGCCGTGCACAAAGACTGGCTGCAATGCACGGGCGAAGGTGACAACGTTTGCAAATGGAAGACTAAGCTTGATGCGCTGGACACTGCGTTCTTCGTCGGCGAGTTCCAGCCGTGGGCCTTCATGGGCGCCGAGAACGGCGGCCAGGTCATGCGCGTGACTTACGACACCTACGTCGCCAATGGCTGGGCCAGCACCGCGTGGGCCTACAAGCGCCTGTCCAACAAGGGCGGGCAGGGCGTAGGCACCTGGGGCCTGGTGGCCAACGCGCCCGGCGCCCGTATTCCCCAACTCGATTTCAACAAGGCCTCACTGGCCGAGATTGAAAACCTCTTCCGCCTGTTTGGCAGCGTGCCGTATCAACCGCAGCAAACCGCCATCAAATGGATGAACGCCCCTGTTCCACCTACACCTTTCGCTAAAAAATAA
- a CDS encoding LacI family DNA-binding transcriptional regulator, whose product MATIKDVARLAGVGLGTASRVISGKGSVSQSTQDKVRKAIEELEFRPSHAARSLLSGSSQMIGVYIPYLAGTFYTPILQSIYTALREAGLNMVVAFGVGDGDARNQAIDGLNFLIERGSDGLIVMSTAMEEEDFAALGPFQSRVVVINQDLPGMAPQCFTVDHDAGGRLAARTLLAQGHRKIAVIAGRAAAADNQQRIAGFMAELEAVGIDTSTVWMADGEFTPEGGFARADELLKSGAEFTAVFCANDEMAVGALSLFQKQGVKVPEQVSVLSYDDTHSAEFTAPQLTSVHIPWSEMTLNGLNYLLNHCYGLKRPVTREYQLHVTERASLASLKQ is encoded by the coding sequence GTGGCAACCATCAAGGACGTAGCCCGGCTGGCGGGTGTGGGGTTGGGCACCGCCTCGCGTGTTATCAGCGGCAAGGGCTCGGTATCGCAATCCACGCAGGACAAGGTGCGCAAGGCCATCGAAGAACTGGAATTCCGTCCGTCGCATGCGGCGCGCTCGCTGTTGTCGGGCTCCTCGCAAATGATCGGCGTGTACATCCCCTACCTGGCGGGGACGTTCTATACGCCCATTTTGCAGTCGATTTACACAGCTTTACGTGAGGCGGGTTTGAACATGGTGGTGGCGTTCGGCGTCGGTGACGGCGATGCGCGCAACCAGGCCATCGATGGCCTGAACTTCCTGATTGAGCGTGGCAGCGATGGCCTGATCGTCATGAGCACCGCGATGGAAGAGGAAGACTTTGCGGCACTGGGGCCGTTCCAGTCGCGGGTGGTGGTGATCAACCAGGACTTGCCGGGCATGGCGCCGCAGTGCTTCACGGTCGATCACGACGCCGGCGGGCGGCTGGCGGCGCGCACCTTGCTGGCACAGGGCCACCGCAAGATCGCCGTGATCGCCGGTCGCGCGGCGGCAGCCGATAATCAGCAGCGTATCGCCGGGTTCATGGCGGAGCTGGAGGCGGTGGGCATCGATACCAGCACGGTGTGGATGGCCGACGGCGAGTTCACGCCGGAAGGCGGCTTTGCCCGCGCCGATGAATTGCTGAAGTCCGGCGCGGAGTTTACGGCGGTGTTTTGCGCCAATGATGAAATGGCGGTGGGGGCGTTGTCGCTGTTCCAGAAGCAGGGCGTCAAGGTGCCGGAGCAGGTCTCAGTGCTGAGCTACGATGATACGCACAGCGCGGAGTTCACCGCGCCGCAGCTGACCAGCGTGCATATCCCGTGGAGCGAGATGACCTTGAATGGTTTAAATTATCTGCTGAACCACTGCTATGGCCTGAAACGGCCGGTCACGCGGGAATATCAGCTGCACGTGACTGAAAGGGCTTCGCTGGCGTCACTGAAGCAGTAA
- a CDS encoding ABC transporter substrate-binding protein, giving the protein MTKQSRGATRIAWVLLAMLAFAAGKSGAAAAAAPKAEVMHWWTSSSESAAVRKFADAYRAAGGVWGDTAIAGADQAKAVAINRIVGGNPPTAAQFNTTKQFRDLIDQGSLNNVDDIAIRDRWDQLMPQPILDVIKVKGHFYAVPVDIHMSTWIWYSKAAFKKAGIAKEPATPDELFAALDKLKAAGLVGLAHGGQPWQENILFQAMLANVGGRELYLQVLRDRSPKAINSDAFKKVLLAFKRLQGYVDTGSPNRNWNDATAMLISGKAGVQIMGDWAKGEFASARQTAGKDFGCIPGLGANVPYLIQGDAFVFPKTSNPEAVRAQKLLATTMLTPGAQLEFNKIKGALPILSNVDTSGMDVCAQAGMAILKDKTRAVGMIEVFLTPDQNGALQDVLTTYWNTRMPVEKAQKGIVSALQD; this is encoded by the coding sequence ATGACCAAGCAAAGTAGGGGCGCCACGCGCATTGCATGGGTGTTGCTCGCGATGTTGGCGTTTGCCGCCGGCAAGTCCGGCGCGGCCGCAGCCGCCGCACCCAAGGCCGAGGTCATGCACTGGTGGACCTCCAGCAGCGAGTCGGCTGCCGTGCGCAAGTTCGCCGACGCCTACCGCGCCGCCGGCGGCGTCTGGGGCGATACCGCGATTGCCGGCGCCGACCAGGCCAAGGCAGTGGCGATCAACCGCATCGTCGGCGGCAATCCGCCCACCGCTGCGCAATTCAACACCACCAAACAATTCCGCGACCTGATCGACCAGGGCTCGCTCAACAACGTCGACGACATCGCCATCCGCGACCGCTGGGACCAGCTGATGCCGCAGCCGATCCTGGACGTGATCAAGGTCAAGGGCCACTTCTACGCGGTGCCGGTGGACATTCATATGTCGACCTGGATCTGGTATTCAAAAGCCGCGTTCAAGAAGGCCGGCATTGCCAAAGAGCCCGCCACGCCGGACGAGCTGTTCGCCGCGCTGGACAAGCTGAAAGCCGCCGGCCTGGTCGGCCTGGCGCACGGCGGCCAGCCGTGGCAGGAGAACATCCTGTTCCAGGCCATGCTGGCCAATGTCGGCGGCCGCGAGCTGTACCTGCAAGTGCTGCGCGACCGCTCGCCGAAGGCCATCAATTCCGACGCCTTCAAGAAAGTGCTGCTGGCCTTCAAGCGCCTGCAAGGCTATGTCGATACCGGCTCGCCCAACCGCAACTGGAACGACGCCACCGCGATGCTCATCAGCGGCAAGGCCGGGGTGCAGATCATGGGTGACTGGGCCAAGGGCGAATTCGCTTCCGCGCGCCAGACCGCCGGCAAGGACTTCGGCTGCATTCCCGGCCTGGGCGCCAACGTGCCGTACCTGATCCAGGGCGACGCCTTCGTCTTCCCCAAGACCAGCAATCCGGAAGCGGTGCGGGCGCAGAAGCTGCTGGCGACCACCATGCTGACGCCGGGCGCGCAGCTGGAGTTCAACAAGATCAAGGGCGCGCTGCCGATTCTCAGCAATGTCGACACCTCGGGCATGGACGTGTGCGCGCAAGCCGGCATGGCGATCCTGAAGGACAAGACGCGCGCGGTCGGCATGATCGAGGTGTTTTTGACGCCGGACCAGAACGGCGCCTTGCAGGATGTGCTGACCACGTACTGGAATACCCGCATGCCGGTGGAGAAGGCACAGAAGGGAATTGTCTCGGCATTGCAGGATTGA
- a CDS encoding pilus assembly protein TadG-related protein, producing MRPNSLPRQRGVIAIICCVMALGMLAMVGMALDLAMLYNRKAELQALADATALAAARELNGTASGVANAAIAAADTAASYRYQYNRRLITWSGDALRFAASAATPDASWLDETAAETAPTSIMFVKVDTRALRADIGLVSTVFIRMADNGPSSATTAARAVAGRVSTLLSPLAICAQSTTPAASRVNVTGSSSYNELVEYGFRRGVAYDLMNLNASGVTPENFLIDPLAPPGVTGVASHFATDVVGPFVCAGQLPLPTVAGGTLTLKRGFPLTALYHHLNSRFDDYADHACTAEGAPPDSNIMPYDKAAITWMTPAASSQTAASWTSSGKLWTRADPLPGDASNTASQYGPLWAYTHAVPYSAYSAQPVEPATGYSGFSTSAWLKLYAPNPPAASTSYPASSSTSTPYAQLAGANFLAPIADHQPGVARRRVLNVALLGCPVAAGAITSASVLGVGRFFMTVPATSTSLSAEFAGAVPLSTLSGVVELQP from the coding sequence ATGCGTCCCAACAGCCTGCCCCGCCAGCGGGGCGTGATCGCCATCATCTGCTGCGTCATGGCGCTGGGCATGCTGGCCATGGTGGGCATGGCGCTCGACCTGGCCATGCTGTACAACCGCAAGGCCGAACTGCAGGCGCTGGCGGACGCCACCGCGCTGGCCGCCGCGCGCGAACTGAACGGCACCGCCAGCGGCGTCGCCAATGCGGCGATAGCCGCCGCCGACACTGCCGCTAGCTACCGTTACCAGTACAACCGCCGGCTGATCACCTGGAGCGGCGACGCGCTGCGCTTCGCCGCCTCGGCCGCCACGCCGGACGCCAGCTGGCTCGACGAAACCGCCGCCGAAACCGCGCCGACCAGCATCATGTTCGTCAAGGTCGATACGCGCGCGCTGAGGGCCGATATCGGCCTGGTGTCGACCGTCTTCATCCGCATGGCCGACAACGGCCCAAGCAGCGCCACCACGGCGGCGCGGGCGGTGGCCGGACGCGTGTCGACACTGCTGTCGCCGCTGGCGATCTGCGCGCAGTCAACAACGCCGGCGGCGTCGCGGGTCAATGTCACCGGCAGCTCCAGCTATAACGAACTGGTGGAATACGGCTTCCGGCGCGGCGTCGCCTATGACCTGATGAACCTGAATGCCAGCGGCGTCACGCCGGAAAATTTCCTGATCGATCCGCTGGCCCCGCCCGGCGTCACTGGCGTCGCGAGCCACTTTGCCACCGACGTGGTCGGCCCCTTCGTGTGCGCCGGCCAGTTGCCGCTGCCGACCGTCGCCGGCGGCACGCTGACGCTGAAGCGCGGCTTTCCGCTGACCGCCTTGTACCACCATTTGAACTCGCGCTTTGACGACTACGCCGACCATGCCTGCACGGCGGAGGGCGCGCCGCCGGACAGCAACATCATGCCGTACGACAAAGCCGCCATCACCTGGATGACGCCAGCAGCCAGCAGCCAAACCGCCGCCAGCTGGACCAGCAGCGGCAAGCTGTGGACCCGCGCCGACCCCTTGCCGGGGGACGCCAGCAACACCGCGTCGCAGTACGGGCCGCTGTGGGCGTACACCCATGCCGTTCCCTACAGTGCCTACAGCGCGCAGCCGGTGGAGCCGGCCACCGGCTATAGCGGCTTCTCCACCAGCGCCTGGCTCAAGCTGTACGCGCCGAATCCGCCGGCGGCCTCCACCAGCTACCCCGCGTCGTCCTCGACCTCCACACCGTACGCCCAGCTGGCCGGCGCCAACTTTCTCGCGCCCATCGCCGACCACCAGCCGGGAGTAGCCAGACGGCGCGTGCTCAACGTGGCGTTGCTGGGCTGCCCGGTGGCGGCCGGCGCCATCACCAGCGCCAGCGTGCTGGGCGTGGGCCGCTTCTTCATGACCGTGCCGGCCACCAGCACCAGCCTGAGCGCGGAATTTGCCGGCGCCGTGCCGCTGTCGACGCTGAGCGGCGTGGTGGAGTTACAGCCATGA
- a CDS encoding TadE/TadG family type IV pilus assembly protein, producing the protein MKAMRQQCGAVALELALTLGFLFPVAAMLLFYGRVLYNYEVAQKAAHDAVRHMASANVLNINNNAMVGFEVAVAQAIVREEVSVLNPSVLGVSVACDGLQCLGLGVPTTVTVGVQIKVRNQMYGYAPELADQNITATQSMRYVGN; encoded by the coding sequence ATGAAGGCGATGCGCCAACAATGCGGTGCGGTGGCGCTGGAACTGGCGCTGACGCTGGGCTTTTTGTTCCCGGTGGCGGCCATGCTGCTGTTCTATGGCCGCGTGCTGTACAACTATGAAGTGGCGCAGAAAGCCGCGCATGACGCGGTGCGCCACATGGCCAGCGCCAACGTCCTCAACATCAACAACAACGCCATGGTCGGCTTCGAAGTCGCTGTGGCGCAGGCGATCGTGCGGGAGGAAGTGAGCGTGCTCAACCCGAGTGTGCTGGGCGTGTCGGTCGCCTGCGATGGCCTGCAATGCCTCGGCCTGGGCGTGCCGACCACCGTCACGGTCGGCGTGCAGATCAAGGTGCGCAACCAGATGTACGGCTACGCGCCGGAGCTGGCCGACCAGAACATCACCGCGACGCAAAGCATGCGCTATGTGGGCAACTGA